One window of the Nitrospirota bacterium genome contains the following:
- a CDS encoding ABC transporter ATP-binding protein, with protein sequence MESYIELREAVGGYHRTHVFRPVNLSIPQGEFVGIVGPTGSGKTTLLKTILGILPPLSGEVLVNGYPVYGNKKVRIGYVPQVETVDWDFPVTVEEVVLMGRCMTMGFLPWPSKKDKKDAQVLLERLGLGEYSKRHIRALSGGQQQRVFLARALISNPMLLILDEPTAGVDVKTQHNVLHLLGELNKEGMTILLTTHDLNAVAAHLPWVICFNKGMIAQGHPDKIFTSAVLKKTYQADMKVIRHGDFVLMAHSTPLDLKNNRIRR encoded by the coding sequence ATGGAATCCTATATTGAATTAAGGGAGGCCGTGGGTGGGTATCATCGAACCCATGTTTTCAGGCCGGTTAATCTTTCCATACCCCAGGGCGAATTTGTCGGAATTGTCGGGCCGACGGGGTCGGGGAAAACGACGCTATTAAAAACAATTTTGGGAATTTTGCCGCCCTTGTCGGGCGAAGTCCTGGTAAACGGTTACCCGGTGTACGGGAATAAGAAAGTGCGGATTGGTTACGTCCCCCAGGTTGAAACGGTGGATTGGGATTTTCCGGTCACGGTTGAAGAGGTGGTGCTCATGGGACGCTGTATGACCATGGGTTTTCTCCCCTGGCCGAGCAAGAAGGATAAAAAGGATGCCCAGGTTCTCCTGGAAAGATTGGGCTTGGGGGAGTATTCAAAGCGACATATCCGGGCACTTTCGGGAGGTCAGCAACAGAGAGTGTTTTTGGCACGCGCTCTGATTAGTAATCCCATGCTGTTGATACTTGATGAACCGACCGCAGGGGTGGATGTCAAGACGCAACATAATGTTCTTCATCTGCTGGGAGAGCTCAACAAGGAGGGGATGACGATCCTGCTGACAACGCATGATCTTAATGCCGTTGCGGCACATCTCCCCTGGGTCATTTGTTTCAACAAGGGGATGATTGCCCAGGGCCATCCCGACAAGATATTCACCTCAGCCGTTTTAAAGAAAACCTACCAGGCTGACATGAAAGTCATCCGTCATGGCGATTTCGTATTAATGGCCCATAGCACGCCTCTTGATCTCAAAAATAACCGGATCCGACGGTAA
- a CDS encoding zinc ABC transporter substrate-binding protein produces the protein MIRPLLRILVLVSFFLLIGIRPHALIAANGKLNVVTTVAPITNLIYNVGGNAIELHGMVPEGTDSHTFEPSPSDIKWIAAGDLFILNGLNLETPTEKLIASQRKKKSEVVKLGDRVITQKEWIYDFSFPKEHGDPNPHLWLNVEYAMKYVEEIRDELIRQDPTHQENYVENARSFLVKLKLLDQIIFEVTGTIPKENRKLVTYHDSWPYFAGRYGYTVIGAVQPSSFSEPSARDIASLIDQLKKLRVPAIFGSEVFPSKVLDQIGREGGVKYVSTLRDDDLPGEPGTREHTYIGMMIENMKNISNPLGGRIDSLKKMDPSNIIQEKR, from the coding sequence ATGATCCGACCCTTGTTGCGAATCTTAGTTTTAGTCTCCTTTTTCCTGTTAATCGGGATAAGACCACACGCCCTAATTGCGGCCAATGGCAAATTAAATGTCGTCACGACCGTCGCTCCGATAACCAACTTGATATACAATGTCGGAGGGAACGCGATTGAGCTTCATGGAATGGTCCCTGAAGGGACCGATTCCCACACTTTCGAGCCATCTCCTTCTGATATCAAATGGATTGCCGCAGGAGATCTTTTTATTCTCAATGGATTGAACCTGGAGACACCCACAGAAAAATTGATTGCCTCGCAGAGAAAGAAGAAATCCGAGGTGGTGAAATTGGGAGACCGTGTCATTACCCAAAAAGAGTGGATCTATGATTTCAGTTTTCCCAAAGAACATGGCGATCCAAATCCCCATCTCTGGTTGAATGTGGAATATGCCATGAAATATGTCGAAGAGATTCGGGATGAGTTAATCAGGCAAGATCCGACTCATCAGGAGAATTATGTTGAGAACGCCAGGTCATTTCTGGTCAAGCTGAAGCTGCTTGACCAAATAATATTTGAAGTAACCGGAACCATTCCAAAGGAAAACCGGAAATTGGTCACCTACCACGACTCCTGGCCGTATTTTGCCGGGCGGTACGGGTATACCGTCATCGGTGCAGTTCAGCCATCCAGTTTTTCTGAACCGTCTGCCCGGGATATCGCTTCCCTGATCGACCAGTTGAAAAAGCTCCGGGTACCGGCTATTTTTGGTTCTGAAGTATTTCCGAGCAAGGTCTTGGATCAGATCGGCCGGGAAGGAGGCGTAAAATATGTCAGTACGCTTCGGGATGATGATCTTCCGGGTGAACCGGGAACTCGCGAACATACTTATATCGGCATGATGATTGAAAATATGAAGAATATCTCCAATCCGTTAGGCGGAAGAATCGATTCCCTCAAGAAAATGGATCCCTCGAATATCATTCAGGAAAAAAGATAA
- a CDS encoding CooT family nickel-binding protein produces the protein MCEANAYMVKEGNEELFLESVNVLEPKEGGKIYLENVLGEQKVFSGRIKEIRLVEHKIILEKLVKSN, from the coding sequence ATGTGTGAAGCCAATGCCTATATGGTCAAAGAAGGTAATGAGGAACTTTTTCTTGAAAGTGTCAATGTTCTGGAACCCAAAGAAGGGGGAAAGATCTATCTTGAAAATGTTTTGGGGGAGCAGAAGGTCTTTTCAGGAAGAATCAAGGAGATTCGTCTCGTTGAACACAAAATCATTCTTGAAAAGCTAGTCAAATCGAATTAA
- the scpB gene encoding SMC-Scp complex subunit ScpB — protein MEIHELKQIIESILFVATEPVPVEKIREVTGAEKKTVIQAVNDLISHFRSENHGLQVVEIAGGYQMLTLSENSPWVKKFLTVKTTGRLSKPGLETLAIIAYKQPIIRSEVESIRGVDSGGVIRTLLERRLVKIVGRKEMPGKPMLYGTTKEFLEYFGLNNLSGLPTLKEFKETVFPISEPVFIDTPPDAAIGNEPIVSQEGALSDVSPGGELELLLNEGN, from the coding sequence ATGGAAATCCATGAGCTCAAACAGATTATTGAATCTATTCTCTTTGTGGCGACGGAGCCGGTGCCTGTTGAAAAAATCAGAGAGGTGACCGGAGCCGAAAAGAAGACAGTCATCCAGGCGGTAAACGATCTGATCAGCCATTTCAGGTCCGAGAACCACGGATTGCAAGTGGTCGAAATTGCCGGAGGCTATCAAATGCTGACTCTTTCTGAAAATTCTCCCTGGGTCAAGAAATTTCTGACCGTCAAGACCACCGGCAGACTTTCAAAGCCAGGTCTCGAGACCCTGGCGATCATTGCGTATAAACAGCCGATTATCCGGTCAGAGGTTGAATCCATCCGGGGCGTCGATTCAGGTGGCGTCATTCGAACCCTTCTGGAAAGAAGATTGGTCAAGATTGTGGGTCGAAAAGAGATGCCGGGCAAGCCGATGCTTTATGGAACCACGAAAGAGTTTCTCGAGTATTTCGGGTTGAACAACCTGTCAGGACTTCCCACCTTGAAAGAATTCAAAGAGACCGTTTTCCCGATTTCAGAACCCGTATTTATCGATACGCCTCCGGATGCGGCGATAGGGAACGAGCCGATCGTGTCGCAGGAGGGGGCATTGTCGGACGTTTCCCCCGGGGGGGAGCTTGAACTCCTTCTCAACGAGGGGAATTGA
- a CDS encoding segregation/condensation protein A, translating into MDEIKTENQENDCYSIKLDVFEGPLDLLLHLIKKHQINIYDIPIALITRQYIEYLELMQTLNLNIAGDFLVMAATLVYIKSKTLLPPEEKGPEEEEEDPRDELVSRLLEYKKFKEASLNLEERESIWMEVYRRPTALDSEPVNEEFCFTDLNLFDLVEALQKVIERLPEKNWLEVTQDTLSVTDKINDLLEFLEGKESATFFELFLGDTTRGMVVVTFLALLELCRLRLVNIQQIEEFGVIRVRKLGSNKDLEETENGNP; encoded by the coding sequence ATGGATGAAATCAAGACAGAGAATCAGGAGAATGACTGCTATTCCATCAAGCTCGATGTTTTTGAAGGGCCGCTTGACCTCCTCCTCCATTTGATCAAGAAACATCAGATTAATATTTACGATATCCCCATTGCTTTGATTACCCGGCAATATATTGAATATCTGGAACTCATGCAGACACTGAATTTAAATATCGCAGGAGATTTTCTCGTGATGGCGGCCACGCTGGTCTATATTAAATCGAAAACACTTCTCCCCCCTGAAGAAAAAGGTCCCGAAGAGGAGGAAGAAGATCCCCGCGACGAGTTGGTCTCGCGGCTTCTGGAATACAAAAAATTCAAGGAGGCAAGTCTGAATCTGGAAGAACGCGAATCCATCTGGATGGAGGTTTACAGAAGACCGACGGCACTCGATTCGGAGCCGGTCAACGAAGAGTTTTGTTTTACCGATTTAAACCTGTTTGATCTGGTTGAAGCGCTTCAAAAGGTCATTGAACGGCTGCCAGAGAAAAATTGGCTGGAAGTAACCCAAGATACCCTTTCGGTGACGGATAAGATTAACGATCTTCTCGAATTTCTGGAAGGGAAGGAGAGTGCGACTTTTTTTGAACTTTTTCTTGGCGATACCACCCGGGGCATGGTAGTGGTCACTTTCCTTGCCCTGCTTGAATTGTGCCGGTTACGCCTCGTGAATATCCAGCAGATCGAAGAATTTGGAGTAATTCGTGTCAGAAAATTGGGGTCCAACAAAGATTTGGAGGAGACAGAAAATGGAAATCCATGA
- the trpS gene encoding tryptophan--tRNA ligase gives MTRIGKKRVLSGMQPSGKMHLGNWVGALENWKKLQIEYQSFFFIADWHALSTNFEDTGNLRENTFQMAVDWFASGIDPEKSTVFLQSKVKEHAELHLLLSMLTPVSWLERVPTYKDQQTELKEKDLSTYGFLGYPVLQAADILIYRADLVPVGVDQLPHLELTREIARRFNVLYKSDLFPEPIHLLTKFPKVPGLDGRKMSKSYQNAVYLSDSEEEVWEKLRTMMTDPARKRRTDKGNPDLCPVFDLHKIFTPAAKLPYLAEGCRTAGIGCIECKGVLNESLKTAMNPVREKRASLLQDKSGILELLDKGSKAASLEANQTLLKVRETMKLN, from the coding sequence ATGACCAGGATCGGGAAAAAAAGGGTATTGAGTGGCATGCAGCCGAGTGGCAAGATGCATCTCGGGAATTGGGTGGGTGCCCTCGAGAACTGGAAAAAGCTTCAGATCGAATATCAATCCTTCTTCTTTATTGCCGACTGGCATGCTCTTTCAACCAATTTTGAAGATACCGGGAATCTCCGCGAAAACACCTTTCAGATGGCGGTGGACTGGTTCGCATCCGGAATTGATCCTGAGAAATCCACCGTTTTTCTCCAATCCAAAGTAAAAGAACACGCGGAATTGCATCTCCTTCTTTCGATGCTCACGCCAGTGTCATGGCTTGAGCGGGTTCCCACTTATAAGGACCAGCAGACGGAGCTGAAGGAGAAAGATCTTTCGACCTATGGTTTCCTGGGATATCCCGTCTTGCAGGCCGCCGATATTCTGATCTATCGAGCGGATCTGGTTCCAGTCGGTGTGGATCAGCTTCCTCATCTTGAACTGACCCGGGAAATTGCGAGACGTTTCAATGTTCTTTATAAAAGCGATCTTTTTCCCGAACCGATACATCTCTTGACAAAATTCCCCAAAGTCCCTGGACTGGACGGGAGAAAGATGAGCAAGAGCTACCAGAATGCAGTCTATTTATCTGATTCCGAAGAGGAGGTTTGGGAAAAACTCCGGACCATGATGACCGATCCGGCAAGAAAAAGAAGAACGGATAAAGGTAATCCTGATCTCTGTCCGGTTTTTGATCTGCACAAAATATTTACCCCTGCCGCAAAACTTCCTTATCTGGCCGAAGGATGCCGAACGGCAGGGATCGGCTGTATCGAATGCAAGGGGGTTCTCAACGAATCCTTAAAAACAGCCATGAATCCGGTCCGGGAAAAGAGAGCATCGCTTCTTCAGGACAAGAGCGGCATTCTGGAATTGCTGGACAAGGGCTCAAAAGCCGCCTCTCTTGAAGCGAATCAGACGCTTTTAAAGGTCCGGGAAACGATGAAGCTTAACTAG
- a CDS encoding site-2 protease family protein: MEAYYPIFAQIAVSAIPILFAITLHESAHGWVADKLGDPTARLQGRLTFNPIPHIDPVMTIVFPIATMILSGGHFIFGGAKPVPVNFANLRNPKRDMILVAAAGPGVNLGLAVLSGILFRFITGLHPEIFSYIHSSRHLTSLSQIDLVFMVPLSLMLIAAVKWNVLLAVFNMIPIPPLDGGRVMVGLLPYRFSTWLSQLEPFGIFIVILLIYLNPLGIMSTLVFQTMLVISKIIIGINPFMV; encoded by the coding sequence ATGGAGGCCTACTATCCGATATTTGCCCAAATCGCCGTTTCCGCAATACCGATACTCTTCGCCATTACCCTCCATGAATCAGCGCATGGCTGGGTTGCGGATAAGCTCGGCGATCCGACTGCCCGGCTTCAAGGGAGACTCACTTTTAATCCGATTCCCCACATTGACCCGGTGATGACGATTGTCTTTCCTATCGCGACGATGATTCTTTCAGGGGGCCATTTTATTTTTGGCGGGGCGAAACCGGTTCCTGTTAATTTTGCCAATCTGAGGAATCCAAAAAGAGACATGATCCTTGTTGCGGCCGCAGGACCTGGGGTGAATCTGGGTCTGGCCGTCTTGTCGGGCATTCTATTCCGGTTCATCACGGGACTTCATCCGGAGATTTTCTCTTATATTCATTCTTCCAGACATTTGACCTCGCTATCCCAAATCGATTTGGTTTTCATGGTGCCCCTCAGTCTGATGCTGATTGCCGCTGTGAAATGGAACGTTCTTCTTGCCGTGTTCAATATGATTCCGATTCCCCCCCTGGATGGAGGACGAGTGATGGTCGGACTTCTCCCTTACCGGTTTTCAACCTGGCTGAGTCAGCTCGAACCTTTCGGCATTTTTATCGTCATTTTGTTGATATATTTGAATCCTTTGGGAATTATGTCGACGCTTGTGTTTCAAACAATGCTGGTGATTTCTAAAATCATCATCGGCATCAACCCGTTCATGGTTTAA
- the oadA gene encoding sodium-extruding oxaloacetate decarboxylase subunit alpha — protein sequence MVKRPVKITDTTLRDAHQSLIATRLRTDDMLPIAPKIDEIGYWSVEMWGGATFDAMLRYLREDPWERIRKLKAVMPKTPFQMLLRGQNVVGYRNYADDVVEKFVELAIGNGIQILRIFDALNDFRNIKTAIKAVTKYGGKVEGTLCYTVSPVHDTDTFVDMARRLEDMGSDTICIKDMAGILSPYIAQQLVEKIKKATTVPLHLHTHDTSGMAVSTNLKAIEGGIDIIDGAISSLANGTSQPPTEVFLNVLKGGPYDPGLDLKLLAEIAEYFKEVRKKYRQFESEFTGVDPNVLIYQIPGGMTSNLASQLNEQKALGRMKEVLEEVPKVREDLGYPPLVTPSSQIVGTQATLNVLTGERYKVITTETRNYLKGLYGKPPAPINEEVRKRAVGNDEIIEGRPADMLEPELEKNQQELKDKIRSIEDLVSYTLFPKIALEFFELREKGEINRPLPEPVKNEEAPPTVPLLTPSEFNIKVHGETYHVKVGGMGHQGEGGRPYFLYLDDQLEEVMVESLMEIVPSEEGRIDKKVGGRSTRPKATHQGDITAAMPGTVMKVKVKVGDKVRAGETILIVEAMKMENEVHTAIQGVVKEIFVSEGDKINPDEVLVMVRES from the coding sequence ATCGTGAAAAGGCCCGTAAAAATTACGGATACCACGCTTCGCGATGCCCATCAATCGCTAATCGCCACGCGGTTAAGAACGGACGATATGCTTCCGATTGCTCCCAAAATTGACGAAATCGGGTATTGGTCTGTCGAGATGTGGGGAGGAGCTACATTCGACGCGATGTTGAGGTATCTTAGGGAAGATCCGTGGGAAAGAATCCGAAAGTTGAAGGCCGTCATGCCCAAAACGCCTTTTCAGATGTTATTACGAGGCCAAAATGTGGTTGGTTACCGGAACTACGCTGATGACGTCGTTGAAAAATTTGTCGAACTGGCGATTGGAAACGGCATCCAGATTCTTCGGATTTTCGACGCGCTGAACGATTTTAGAAATATCAAAACGGCAATTAAAGCGGTGACGAAGTACGGGGGGAAAGTCGAAGGGACACTCTGCTATACGGTCAGTCCGGTTCACGATACGGATACGTTCGTTGATATGGCAAGACGTCTTGAAGATATGGGTTCCGATACCATTTGTATCAAGGATATGGCTGGAATACTTTCTCCTTACATTGCTCAACAGCTGGTCGAAAAGATTAAGAAAGCGACTACAGTTCCTCTTCATCTTCATACCCATGATACCAGCGGGATGGCGGTATCGACCAATTTAAAAGCGATCGAAGGGGGTATTGACATCATTGACGGGGCAATATCTTCACTCGCCAACGGGACTTCTCAACCTCCGACAGAGGTCTTTCTGAATGTATTGAAAGGGGGTCCGTATGACCCGGGTTTGGACTTAAAGCTTTTGGCAGAGATTGCGGAGTATTTTAAAGAGGTTCGGAAGAAATACAGGCAATTCGAGTCAGAGTTTACCGGTGTCGACCCGAATGTTCTTATTTATCAGATTCCGGGAGGCATGACTTCAAACCTTGCGTCCCAGCTTAATGAGCAGAAAGCGCTGGGAAGGATGAAGGAGGTATTGGAAGAGGTTCCGAAAGTTCGGGAAGATCTTGGATATCCTCCATTGGTCACACCGTCAAGCCAGATCGTCGGCACCCAGGCGACACTCAATGTTCTGACCGGAGAAAGATACAAAGTCATTACAACAGAAACCCGCAATTATCTTAAAGGGCTCTACGGAAAGCCTCCTGCGCCGATTAACGAAGAGGTGAGAAAAAGAGCGGTTGGAAATGACGAAATCATCGAAGGAAGACCTGCAGATATGCTTGAGCCGGAGCTCGAAAAGAACCAGCAGGAATTGAAGGATAAAATCAGATCGATCGAGGACCTGGTCAGTTACACGCTTTTTCCGAAAATCGCCCTGGAATTTTTTGAATTGAGGGAAAAAGGGGAAATCAACCGGCCGCTTCCCGAACCGGTAAAAAATGAGGAAGCCCCTCCGACTGTTCCTCTCTTGACGCCGAGCGAATTTAATATCAAGGTGCATGGAGAGACTTATCATGTCAAAGTCGGTGGCATGGGGCATCAAGGAGAAGGAGGAAGGCCTTATTTTCTCTATCTCGACGATCAGTTGGAAGAGGTTATGGTCGAATCGCTGATGGAGATTGTTCCAAGTGAAGAAGGGCGGATCGATAAAAAGGTCGGTGGAAGATCGACACGACCCAAGGCAACCCATCAGGGAGATATCACCGCGGCGATGCCCGGAACGGTCATGAAGGTTAAAGTGAAAGTGGGAGACAAGGTTCGCGCCGGAGAGACGATACTCATCGTTGAGGCGATGAAGATGGAGAATGAAGTTCATACTGCAATTCAAGGTGTCGTCAAAGAAATTTTTGTCAGTGAAGGAGATAAGATCAATCCGGATGAAGTATTGGTAATGGTTCGAGAATCATAA
- the accC gene encoding acetyl-CoA carboxylase biotin carboxylase subunit, whose product MKPPLFKKILIANRGEIALRIIRACKELKIPTVAIHSEVDATTLYVKKADEACLVGPGPIAGYLNIYRIIELAKQKGVDAIHPGYGFLAENPDFAQACVENGITFIGPSAETIRQMGNKIQARLMMKEVGIPMVPGILEPLQSVEASLKAAKEIGFPVILKASNGGGGRGLRICRNAEDLEKFFPIIQLESQAAFGSSEIYLEKYFESPKHIEIQILADRFGKVIHLGERDCSIQRRHQKLIEIAPSLFLTEGMRQKMGETAIKAAKASKYVTAGTVEFLVDAQNQYYFLEMNTRLQVEHTVTEEVTGIDIVKEMIKLAAGRPLSYQQEDIKIQGYAMECRINCEDPMKNFMATPGKITAYYSPGGFGVRIDGNVYRGYTVPPYYDSLLAKLTVKGRNWEETVDRMYRSLDEYVIRGVKTTIPLYKKIMLDEAFRNKEFDTNYIQNNFDRLVYGKEEDRRDLVLAISAAVVAHSRMSHQVIQR is encoded by the coding sequence ATGAAACCGCCGCTATTTAAGAAAATCCTCATTGCCAACCGTGGAGAAATTGCTCTTCGGATAATCCGTGCCTGTAAAGAGTTGAAAATTCCGACAGTCGCCATTCATTCGGAGGTTGATGCGACAACGCTCTATGTCAAGAAAGCCGATGAAGCTTGTCTTGTGGGTCCGGGACCGATTGCAGGGTATCTTAATATTTATCGCATCATCGAACTTGCAAAACAGAAAGGGGTCGACGCGATTCACCCGGGATATGGATTTCTGGCAGAAAATCCAGATTTTGCCCAGGCCTGTGTCGAAAACGGCATTACTTTCATCGGTCCGAGTGCTGAAACGATCCGTCAGATGGGTAACAAAATTCAAGCCCGGTTAATGATGAAAGAAGTCGGGATTCCCATGGTACCCGGTATTCTTGAACCGCTCCAAAGTGTCGAGGCATCTTTAAAAGCCGCAAAAGAGATCGGTTTTCCTGTTATTCTCAAGGCCTCCAACGGGGGTGGAGGAAGGGGTCTCCGGATCTGCCGAAACGCAGAAGATTTAGAAAAGTTTTTTCCGATTATTCAACTCGAATCCCAGGCGGCATTTGGGAGCTCTGAAATTTACCTTGAAAAATATTTTGAATCTCCCAAACATATCGAAATCCAGATCCTGGCTGACCGTTTTGGAAAAGTGATTCACCTGGGAGAAAGGGACTGCTCCATTCAGAGACGCCACCAGAAATTAATTGAAATTGCTCCCTCGCTCTTCCTGACGGAAGGGATGAGGCAGAAGATGGGAGAAACAGCGATCAAAGCGGCAAAGGCTTCAAAATATGTGACCGCGGGAACAGTTGAATTTCTGGTCGATGCCCAGAATCAATATTATTTTCTCGAGATGAACACGCGTCTCCAGGTGGAACATACTGTCACGGAGGAGGTGACGGGTATCGATATTGTTAAGGAGATGATCAAATTGGCCGCAGGGAGGCCGCTATCCTATCAGCAGGAAGATATCAAGATTCAAGGTTATGCGATGGAATGCCGTATCAATTGCGAAGATCCGATGAAGAATTTCATGGCGACTCCGGGCAAGATTACCGCCTACTATTCTCCGGGCGGATTCGGTGTTCGGATTGACGGGAATGTCTATCGGGGGTATACGGTCCCGCCGTATTATGACTCGCTCTTGGCAAAATTGACGGTCAAAGGGAGAAATTGGGAAGAAACGGTCGACAGAATGTACCGCTCACTCGATGAATATGTCATTCGGGGTGTGAAGACTACGATCCCGCTGTACAAGAAAATCATGCTGGACGAGGCCTTTAGGAATAAAGAGTTTGACACCAATTATATCCAGAATAATTTTGACCGCCTGGTCTATGGCAAGGAAGAGGACCGTAGAGACCTTGTCCTGGCAATCTCAGCGGCGGTTGTCGCCCACTCCAGGATGAGTCACCAGGTGATTCAACGTTAA
- a CDS encoding penicillin-binding protein activator has protein sequence MKTNLSIYLIVFLFLLISSRGTWASELEEKAALNSVYNAFSAGDLDGALSQVTEFISKYPDSLIKDQAFFWLGESQYKKNHLPEAREAYREIINKYKASTYFSQASAQFANVTFDLGELDQAKPLYEEMLDQVKEPQKLIEIFDKLIEITTRQEDWFQATDFLIQKSKWVTVSTDLEQVNKRVVALIQTKMDKKTLWKLAARYGRNFPADTAYLQLSFLYDQEKDTFHFEKTAKRFLDLFPKNESGESLKQRLKLVTELIKKHKFVVGAIVPSAKQAEEVTEQVINGANLALWEYERATNDNTIGIAFKETTGPGGKISGETETFIKEYSPKAIIGPLFSKDFESVGGLAETYALPFITPTAIRAGITSRSRYLFRNGLTIPAQARELADYAMTRGGMKRVVVFYPKNGYGEELSRGFIEETTRLGGEVIAQEFYPPESSDFSAEIKKIIKVDLSKYGIEGEKIEEKDFKHKVKRDYTPGFDSIFIPGEGLNAGLIPSQLAFFDIKGVALYGSNGWDSAEFLKAGGKYLDGAVFSDGFFIDAASPVTTQFVARYRKTFQNDPTIFSAQSYDAMNMILQAKKNGATTGAEVRSALLGLNPYDGAAGTIRFSSSGEAEKKPFILQIKNGKLHQIN, from the coding sequence ATGAAAACAAACCTTTCGATTTATCTGATTGTTTTTCTTTTTCTGCTGATCAGCTCCCGCGGAACATGGGCTTCAGAATTAGAGGAAAAAGCGGCATTAAACAGTGTCTATAACGCTTTTTCCGCCGGAGACCTGGACGGAGCCCTCTCTCAGGTGACAGAATTTATCTCTAAATATCCCGATTCGCTGATCAAAGATCAAGCTTTTTTTTGGCTCGGGGAGTCGCAATACAAGAAAAATCACCTTCCTGAAGCCAGAGAGGCCTATCGGGAAATTATCAACAAATATAAGGCATCCACGTACTTTTCGCAGGCTTCCGCGCAGTTTGCGAACGTGACCTTTGACCTGGGGGAACTGGATCAGGCAAAACCGCTATACGAGGAAATGCTGGATCAGGTCAAAGAGCCTCAGAAATTAATCGAAATCTTCGATAAATTAATTGAAATTACCACTCGACAGGAAGATTGGTTTCAGGCAACGGATTTTTTGATTCAAAAGAGCAAATGGGTTACCGTCTCGACAGATCTTGAGCAGGTGAACAAACGGGTCGTGGCGCTGATTCAAACCAAAATGGATAAAAAAACGCTTTGGAAATTGGCGGCAAGATACGGCAGGAATTTTCCGGCGGACACGGCTTATTTGCAATTGAGTTTCCTGTATGACCAGGAGAAAGACACGTTTCATTTTGAAAAAACAGCAAAACGATTTCTCGATCTTTTCCCAAAGAATGAGAGTGGCGAGAGTCTGAAACAGAGGCTGAAGCTTGTTACCGAGCTGATTAAAAAACATAAATTTGTGGTTGGTGCAATTGTCCCTTCTGCGAAACAGGCGGAAGAGGTTACAGAACAGGTCATCAATGGGGCCAATCTGGCCCTTTGGGAATACGAGCGGGCAACGAATGACAATACGATTGGAATTGCATTTAAAGAGACCACCGGTCCGGGAGGAAAGATATCGGGCGAAACCGAGACTTTTATTAAGGAGTATTCTCCCAAGGCGATCATTGGCCCTCTTTTCAGCAAAGACTTTGAAAGTGTCGGCGGATTAGCCGAAACTTACGCCCTCCCTTTTATCACGCCGACAGCGATCCGTGCTGGAATCACCTCCCGTTCCAGGTATCTCTTCAGGAACGGGTTGACAATCCCTGCACAGGCAAGAGAATTAGCGGACTACGCCATGACACGGGGAGGAATGAAAAGAGTCGTTGTCTTTTATCCCAAGAACGGTTACGGAGAGGAATTATCCCGAGGATTTATTGAGGAAACAACCCGGCTTGGGGGTGAAGTGATCGCCCAGGAATTTTACCCGCCCGAATCGTCTGATTTTTCCGCAGAGATCAAAAAGATCATTAAAGTCGATTTGTCAAAATACGGAATTGAAGGAGAGAAAATTGAAGAAAAAGATTTTAAACATAAAGTAAAAAGAGATTATACGCCCGGATTCGACTCCATTTTCATTCCAGGAGAAGGTCTGAACGCAGGGCTCATCCCTTCCCAGTTGGCTTTTTTCGACATCAAGGGGGTCGCGCTCTATGGTTCAAACGGCTGGGATTCGGCAGAATTCTTGAAAGCCGGCGGAAAATATCTGGATGGAGCCGTTTTTTCAGACGGTTTCTTTATCGATGCAGCCTCTCCGGTGACAACTCAATTTGTCGCCCGTTATCGAAAAACGTTTCAAAACGACCCAACCATTTTCTCCGCGCAAAGCTATGATGCGATGAATATGATCCTTCAGGCAAAAAAGAATGGCGCGACAACCGGGGCAGAAGTCAGAAGCGCGCTTTTGGGACTGAATCCTTATGACGGCGCTGCAGGAACGATTCGATTCTCTTCGTCCGGAGAAGCGGAAAAAAAGCCCTTTATCCTACAGATTAAAAATGGTAAGTTACATCAGATCAACTAA